The following coding sequences lie in one Ctenopharyngodon idella isolate HZGC_01 chromosome 11, HZGC01, whole genome shotgun sequence genomic window:
- the si:ch211-222l21.1 gene encoding prothymosin alpha isoform X2 produces MADTAVDTTTTPEVTAKDLKEKKEVVEEAAEATKENGSEDAPANGNGTTTNGASHEEEETHEDEEGGDDEEGEAEEEEEKNGAEEEADEHPVKRPAEEEEAVETKKQKTEENGDSTEAEVKA; encoded by the exons ATGGCTGATACCGCTGTTGACACGACCACCACCCCCGAGGTCACCGCAAAG GacctgaaagaaaagaaagaggtTGTTGAAGAGGCAGCGGAGGCCACGAAGGAAAACGGCAGCGAAGACGCACCTGCCAATGGAAATGGAACA ACTACTAATGGTGCTTCACATGAAGAAGAGGAAACCCATGAGGATGAAGAGGGTGGGGATGATGAGGAGG GAGAggcagaggaggaggaagagaagaACGGTGCTGAGGAAGAGGCAGATGAACATCCAGTGAAACGTCCAGCGGAAGAGGAG GAGGCAGTGgaaacaaagaaacagaagACAGAGGAGAACGGCGACTCCACAGAGGCTGAAGTCAAAGCTTAA
- the si:ch211-222l21.1 gene encoding prothymosin alpha isoform X1 → MADTAVDTTTTPEVTAKDLKEKKEVVEEAAEATKENGSEDAPANGNGTTTNGASHEEEETHEDEEGGDDEEAGEAEEEEEKNGAEEEADEHPVKRPAEEEEAVETKKQKTEENGDSTEAEVKA, encoded by the exons ATGGCTGATACCGCTGTTGACACGACCACCACCCCCGAGGTCACCGCAAAG GacctgaaagaaaagaaagaggtTGTTGAAGAGGCAGCGGAGGCCACGAAGGAAAACGGCAGCGAAGACGCACCTGCCAATGGAAATGGAACA ACTACTAATGGTGCTTCACATGAAGAAGAGGAAACCCATGAGGATGAAGAGGGTGGGGATGATGAGGAGG CAGGAGAggcagaggaggaggaagagaagaACGGTGCTGAGGAAGAGGCAGATGAACATCCAGTGAAACGTCCAGCGGAAGAGGAG GAGGCAGTGgaaacaaagaaacagaagACAGAGGAGAACGGCGACTCCACAGAGGCTGAAGTCAAAGCTTAA